TTAATATATTAGGAATAAAACACCTGTGTATAACCCTCaatgaaagtctttttttttttttattgaccatTTGTAAATAATTCTTCAAAACACACCATCTAGGgaaaaaaaaaccacaacatGAAGGGCATAAACAAATATAGAAGCAAAAACCATAAAGAGTGTACATAATTCAGCATGGCATTTATCCAATGAAATCAAAATGAGATACTGGACTGTTACAtgggaaatacaaaaaaatatttttattatggatTCAAGAGAAAGAATATGCAATAAAACCGAAGATTAACATTGTATAACTATATTTTTTCCAGAATTAGTCACATTTCTCCAACTTTAACACAGAATTCCAAATAAAACAATCAGTTTTACATCTTGGAAGTCTCGGTTCAACATGAAAGATCAACATGAAGAGAGCTGCAGCTGTGAGAATTTTTACATACATGCCTTAATCCTTTTATTTGAAAAAGTGCAAAGGGGAATAAATAAGATCTGTGCCAATATGATgattatttttcagctttttcagGGGTTCCATCTTCAGGTTTGGAGCAGAAGCGCTCCATTAGTGTCTTCCACAATCCTTTTTTCTCTTCATCCGTGTTTCCTGCAAAACCAAGAAATTAGAAGTAAAAATGCGGTTTCTTTTTACTttctattgattaaaaaaaaaaaaaagtatcactgtttccacaggAAATGTTACTCAAGCATATTTAGAATCACTTCATGTCATGGTGTAAAACtcaagattggagtaatggctgctattcatctcaaattagaaaagttatttgaaatcactattacagtttaaaagaaaagaaaaaaaaacaaagcagcacCGGTGAGCATAAGAATTAAATCAACCAATTAATGTAGTTAAATTGAAAATGTCTAACAGCTGAGCTTAAGAAATCCTCACCTGTTGCCAAAAGTATTCGGCACTCCTCCACCGTTACACCTGTAAAACTTGTATCTTTTGCCCCCggaaactgaaaaacaaacattatgaGTAGTccctggggaagtcgtggcctaatggttagagagtcggactcccaatcgaaaggttgtgagttcaagtcccgggccggcaggaattgtgggtggggggagtgcatgtacagttctctctccaccttcaataccacgacttaggtgcccttgagcaaggcatcgaacccccaactgctccccgagcgccacagcataaaaggctgcccactgctccgggtgtgtgctcacagtgtgtgtgtgtgttcactgctctgtgtgtgtgcatttcggatgggttaaatgcagagcacaaattctgagtatgggtcaccatacttggctgaatgtcacttcacttacttACTTAAAGAATAAGATACGCATCTTTCAAAGACACTAAAATATAATATTCCTAAAGAACGTATGTTGAAATAAAtctaaagatgtaaaaaaaaaaaaaaatttccaatcAACGCAGAAAGGTTTAGATCTAGAAACATAGAAAAGACGACGCACCTTTTCTTTGTACACATTACTGTTGATGCGAGCCAGACTTTCATACATCTGATCACATTTCTCTGGATCTGAAATCTAAAGTGTAAAACACAAGACAACATAGGCAAGGCAAGATATTTGAACAGCTGCTTAAATCATTTTGgcataacatattttaacataaCATTAACCATAACATATTAGACAGTGAAGAGGAAATAAACCTTCAGAATCAGAAAAGGGCTTTATTGCCAAGTCTACTTGCACAAACAATAATTCTTCATACATATATAATACTGCAAATAAAGTTAAATCCTGCAATAATTCCCTTACAATACCTGCGTATTTTCCCCTTCTCGGAAAACACTAGCGACTCTTTGGCGTAAAAACGTTCCTAAATCTCGGCCTTTCTTGGATTCGTCCTTTGGCCATTCCTCGCACCGCTTCAGAAATCGACGGTATCTGGTGGCAGCCATGTTTAAAGTCTGTTTCACGACTAActgcatgcactcacacacagacagcaaAAAGAAATGCACGGTCCTGAAAACCTGTAAGCCGTGAAGGGCCAAGTGGTACGGCGTTTCAAAATTGATTCCTGATAAAgtgaaacatctcggttacgtatgtaaccttggttccctgaatagggaacgagatgctgcggtgacgtcaccacgtatgggaacaccttcggtgtgacgaatgtctgaagccctataccatcccgccaatcttattggccaaatagcgcgtggcaccgcccagcatgcgtaagtatatatatacctggtgccgcgcgccatttacctcagatttcatgacgaagaagaagaagaaagctatcaaggtatggcacggccagaaccgcagcatctcgttccctattcagggaaccaaggttacatacgtaaccgagatgttccctttcataggtcacttcgatgctgcggtgatgtcaccacgtatgggaacgctataccatcacgcctgacgtacctgatagcttggatccaaggaagcatctgctcaagcggagagaacccgggagccaggagccatcctcacatccagactgtaagacctgataaaagtgctcggtgaggaccagcctgccgcagcacagatatcatccatagaagatccactgagaaaggcttgcgaagaagccactgctctcgtggaatgaccttttactcctaagggcgaagcgagcccgcgcgcctcataggccaaggaaatagcctccaccagccaatggggcatgcgctgtttcgtaactgcatggccttattcttatgtccaaaaccgacaaacagctggtcagactcacgccatggggcagtacgatccacataagtctttaacgctctcacagggcaaagacttagatccccagactccgccgcagcaggagaaaaagcctccaggaccacctgctgaaagcgaaagggatagatgcgacctagggacataattaggccttggtcgcaacaacacttccacagaatctgtgctataaaagtcaggatttatccggaaacaaattccaagggctcaacagatgccctgataaaccatgcaacacaatggaaaaaccatgAAGGAACCCGCacgggcggaaaggcctcagccgtcgcgcaccctgtatgaacgagaaacagtggatgacggccca
This is a stretch of genomic DNA from Carassius carassius chromosome 10, fCarCar2.1, whole genome shotgun sequence. It encodes these proteins:
- the LOC132151264 gene encoding ubiquinol-cytochrome-c reductase complex assembly factor 2-like; translated protein: MAATRYRRFLKRCEEWPKDESKKGRDLGTFLRQRVASVFREGENTQISDPEKCDQMYESLARINSNVYKEKFPGAKDTSFTGVTVEECRILLATGNTDEEKKGLWKTLMERFCSKPEDGTPEKAEK